One genomic window of Zonotrichia leucophrys gambelii isolate GWCS_2022_RI unplaced genomic scaffold, RI_Zleu_2.0 Scaffold_151_111563, whole genome shotgun sequence includes the following:
- the LOC135461016 gene encoding olfactory receptor 14J1-like has protein sequence LGNGLIISAVACGHHLHTPMFFFLLNLAPADLGSICTTVPKAMHNSLWDTRNISYTGCAAQVFFFVFYATTEYFLLTIMCYDRYVSICKPLHYGTLLGSRACVHMAGAAWASAFLTALVHTANTFSLPLCHGNALGQFFCEVPQILKLSCSKSYLRESGLLAVTVFFNFGCFVFIFFSYVQIFRAVLRIPPEQGRHKAFSTCLPHLAVVSLFLSTAAFAYLKPPSISSPSLDLALSVLYSVVPPALNPLIYSLRNQELKAAVWRLLTGWLWKY, from the coding sequence ctgggcaatggcctcatcatcagcgccgtagcctgtggccaccacctgcacacgcccatgttcttcttcctgctcaacctggcccctgctgacctgggctccatctgcaccactgtccccaaagccatgcacaattccctctgggacaccaggaacatctcctacactggatgtgctgcccaagtttttttttttgttttttatgctACAACAGAGTATTTTCTCCTGACCATaatgtgctacgaccgctacgtgtccatctgcaaacccctgcactatgggaccctcctgggcagcagagcttgtgtccacatggcaggagctgcctgggccagtgcctttctcactGCTCTCGTGCACacggccaatacattttccctgcctctgtgccatggcaatgccctgggccagttcttctgtgaggtGCCCCAGATCCtgaagctctcctgctccaaatcctacctCAGAGAATCTGGGCTTCTTGCTGTAACTGTGTTTTTcaattttggttgttttgtgttcatttttttttcctatgtgcagatattcagggctgtgctgaggatcccccctgagcagggacggcacaaagccttttccacctgcctccctcacctggccgtggtctctctgttcctcagcactgcagcctttgcctacctgaagcccccctccatctcctccccatccctggatctggccctgtcagttctgtactcggtggtgcctccagccctgaaccccctcatctacagcctgaggaaccaggagctcaaggctgcagtgtggagactgcTAACTGGATGGTTATGGAAATATTAA